ATATTTAAGGCTATGAATTGttccgttattattattattattatcatcatcatcatcatcatcattattccccacccatctggctgggttgcaagGAGTATACCTTCAAAACAAAGGAAGCTTTGCTAACTAAAGCACATAACTTTGTCATCATTGCCTGCCAAGTTACCAGTTGCTAAGGGGTGGCTTGAAAACTGTTGAACGTCCCAAAATATGTAGCATTCAATGCAGCATTAGAAAAGGACACGGGATGAGGCTGAGATGGCTAACCTGCAGgcttccaaatgtttttgggctacatcttccaccatccctaaccattgggcaCACTGGCTGACACTGATGGTGGTGAACTcgagcaacatccagagggcaccaaggTCCCTGCCCCTGGATTTTTATCTACCAGACAGGAAGCAGCTCCCCTTGACTCAGTCCACGTTTGGGCTCATGAGACCCCACTATTCCCATTTCTTCTCTCCCTTGCTATCTTCtgaaacaggggtcagcaaactttttcagcaggaagccaatccactgttcctcagaccttgtggggggctggactatattttgaaggggggaaatgaacaaattcctatgccccacaaataatccagagatgcattttaaataaaagcacacattctactcatgtaaaaacaccagacaggccccacaaataacccagaggtgtgttttaaataaaaagaaacattctactcatgtaaaaactacgctgaccatctgcgggctggatttagaaggcgattaggcaTGTTCTGAAACACCAATAGCATGTTGACTTACCCTTGGCAATCTTTCTCCTTTGTCGACACTCTCCTGATTCAACACACTGCATTCATACACATGGCTGAAGGTTAATTCTCAAATAGGCAACTAACTCTTCCTTTTTTCTAAGATGAGTGGGAAAATCCATTCGTTCCTGAAAATACCAAAAAAGGAGATTTTTTTGTTTATGACAAGACAACTGTGAAAGTCAACATGATGAAGAAAACTGACTATTTTAGACATGTACATGATGAAAGTCTTTCCTGCTGGGTCATTGAACTTTCTTACAAAGGAGGTGCTGTTGCCTGGTTCATTCTGCCTGACAAAGGCAAACTGGAGAAAGTTGAGGATGGTTTGAAAGGGGAAACTTTGTCCAAATGGAGAAAATCTTTAGAAACAGGGTAAGCCTTTTCTCTGCTGTTTCTATATGTCCCTGTAGTAATTAGTATTTATTAATGCATGgaataaaggcatctgtttttaAATCAAGGAGGATATATGTACAAAGGACTCTGCCAACACACCAACAGAAGGGCCAAGAAACTAACTGTGGTGAAAACAATTATGTTTATTTAATATGACCCTTTAGGGGACCTGCAAAACAAATTATACTTAGCCTAAGCAAAATGTGGTGTATGAAGACAAGTTCCCTAAAATTGTGTCACTCCTGACAGCAGGGCATCTTTACAGGTGATACTCAGTGATGCAGATAAAATAATTGGAAGGGATACTTCCTTCTTTCTGTAAGTTCCCTGGTGAGCTTGACAAGtgcagagtagacctactggacCTGCCCCCCTTGCCCCCAAATGTGCATGCCAAGCCTAAAGTTCATTTCCAGTGACCCAGTACAAGCCTGAATAAGGTGACCAAAGGTTGCCCTTAACCCAATACTGCCTCAGTTATTTACTCCCTGCCATCTCCTCACTTTCCTTTCCAGCCCAGACTAACAGCCAATTAAAGCAATCAAGCATTGCCACTACAAACAAATGACTCCCAGTAGTATGAAAgaggccaaaaaaagagagaggtttcttGGGGCCAGTTAGGGGCTATTGTGGGAATGATAAAGACCCTCCCTCTAGTGCTAGGATTTGCCTACCTAATTTTTCAAGATGCTGTAGGAGTCATGAACACTCATCACCATCCTATTTTCCTTCACTGGGTCAGCAGGAAAAGATGCTTGTAAGATTCTCTTACCTGCAATGAAGCTTAGAATTTTGTGCTCTGCTCTCCAAGTACAAGATTTATTTGGTTAGCAGTATATGCTCACCGTATTCTTGTGGGATTTAGTAAGCTATTCTCCTCCCACTCTTGACAGCAGCAAAGAAACACAGAACACAGTCAGAACTGATATACTCAGTGGTGTTGCATGTTTTGTTTGCATGCATGTGGGACCAGGGGCTGGGTGTGAAACCCAGCACACCAGCCCAAcccttgctgctgccaccactgagtGGGTGTGGGGTGTGGAGGGTTCATGGGGCCACGTTGCACCACCTGCCCACTCGCTCACACAGGGCcaggccgccccccccccaatgctgccaTTCAGTGAGAAGACTTGCAGCACGGCAGCAAGACCCCCCAGTGTCAGGCAGGGTAGGGGTGCCTGCAAGCTGACACCTGGTTCACGCCCCTGCCGAATCATGCGCCTGGGGCTTCAGTCCCTGGCCCTCCCCACACGACGCCTCTGGATACACCAGAAAACAAACTGCAAAATGCTTCCCTTTTAGTACCGGTATATGTAGACCTGAAGCCATAAATGCTGCATATTTCTAAACAAAGTTTCTTATCGCCTATCTTTTAACGTTTTGATTCTTGTCCAGAACGCAATTTTCTTTGTCCATCCTCAAATTATCAATGGCTACATCCTACGATCTCAAAGATTTGTTGCCTGGGCTGGGCATTTCCGAAGTCTTTACTCCCAGCGCTGACCTGACTGGAATTACTGGAGGTGGCAAGGTGAAGATTGACAAAGTATGTATGTAAATGTGGTCAGTTTGGGTATTTCATGGTATGTGATTGGACTTTTTACAAGATTAAGTAGGTGATGGAAGGCACGCCATactactgaggccacctgagcctcaagtgacagcagtgGATCCAGAAATGCCCCCAAACTGCATACCCACTCCTTCAAAGGGGGTGttaccccatcaagagcaggcaacctcccatccatccaatCTAGGGGACCACCCACTAGGCTCTGGAGACAAGGATGGAACTACAGTGCCCCAACCCCAAACTCCTTGAAATGCCTCAGAAGGATACTGTGGTCAACAGTATCAAAAGCTGCCAAGAGATCAAGGAGACTGAGCAGTGTCACATTCCCCATCCCATCTCTCTCTTGATAAATATCAACAACAAGGGCAACCAAATCAGTTTCAGTGCCATGACATGGCCTGAAGCCAGACAGGAATTGCTCCAAGTAATTAGCTTCCTCCAAGGATGCCTGAAACTTGACCACCACCATCTCTAAAGTACTTGTCCAGAAAGGGGATCTttatcttctttggtgatcactcgtagccgagtaagattgtctcccaAGAACATGgtattaacagtgagtccatatgtgactgtggaggccagttctggatccgcaTATACaggtggggacataggtttctgggtgggagttgatcacggtgatcAACTTAGCACAAGATCaactcttagcatgtttctcccttgtgtcctgagtttgagtgtcttcaaagcccatgacacctttggtaaaggctgttctccaattggagcgttcataggccagtgtttcccaattgtcggtgtttatactgcatttttttagatttgccttgagagagtctttaaatctattttgttgaccatcagctttacgctttccatttttaagttcggaatagagtagaaAGGAGATATTTGCCACTGGACAATAGTGGTTTAACACTTCTGGGTGCAGGGAGATTGTCTTAAGGAAAGAGTGTACTATCCCTTCCTTCAAGGCAGATGGTACCTTTTCTCCTTCCAATGAAGCATTAATCATTCCTGGTACCCACccagatgggatgcgggtggcgctgtgggttaaaccacagagcctatatttattaaatgaatgaatgaacgaatgaatgaatgagccaCTGTCGTGTGTGCAGTCTCTTCCCACTCCCCCTCTTTCGGCCAACTGCATGTCTCCCACTTGTTTCTTCTTCTGCTAATAGACACaacaaactttgttgttgttgtttagtcgtttagttgtgtccgactcttcgtgaccccatggaccagagcacgacaggcacttctgtcttccactgcctcccgcagtttggtcagactcatgtttgtagcttcgagaacactgtccaacgatctcgtcctctgtcgtccccttcttcttgtgccctcaatctttcccaacatcagggtcttttccagggagtcttctcttctcaagaggtggccaaagtattggagcctcagcttcaggatctgtccttccagtgagcactctgggctgatttccttaagaatggataggtttgatcttcttgcagtccatgggactctcaagagtctcctccagcaccatagttcaaaagcatcaattcttcggcgattagccttctttatggtccagctctcacttccatacatcactactgggaaaaccatggctttaactatacggacctttgttggcaaggtttgccaacaacaaacttaggtacattaatttcaatgggtttactcagaGTATGGGATTGATACAAACAATGACCAGGAAGTGCATGGATAGGTGCCAAGTGTGTTCAAATTTATAAACctattctttatttctttgctgTTGTTCCATATTAttctaaagtggtgtttcaagcTGTGGTGCTAAATTCAGTTTACCTTGGCATGTTATctatgcttttatatatttacAAGAAAAATTAAACAAGTAGCTTCAGTATATTTGTTGCTGATTCCTCAGAACAGCCAAAGGAATGCTGCTCCCTCACTTGAGTGGGGGTGAATTTGCCATGCCCAGAATCCACCTGAGAAAGGAGACTCGAGTGGTTGCCTCAGGGGAGGGGTGTTGCTGGCCCATGTGGAAACCTAGCCAAGAGGATTAAGCCGCTTTGAAGCCTCGATCTGTGGAAACACTCCAGTCTTTTCATTGGAGTGCCCACCTTCCGTCCCTGCATGGTATGGGGTTAAGTTAGGTGCCTATTTGGGAGCTGAGGAGGAATATTTGGCTTCAGGACTCCATTTTCCCCCTCTACAGAACTTCATATGTTTGGGACTAATTGGTTCGGCTGCAGTTGCATTTTATTAATTGGCTGTTAGTCAGGGCAGGAAAGACAACTCAAGAGACAGTGGGGCAGATAAccgaggcagtacagtggtacctcaggttaaatacttaatttgttccagaaatctgttcttaacttgaaactgttcttaacctgaagcaccactttagccaatggggcctccggctgctgctgcgccgccagagcacgatttctgttcttatcctgaagcaaagttcttaacctgaagcactatttctgggttagcagtgtatGTAACTGTACTGGGTGAAGGGAAATCTTGGTCCATCTTAaggactggagaaataccaaccaaagaacaatggcaagagaagttgatgaactatgcagaactggcaaaaatgacagatagACTAATAGAAAAAGAGAacagagactttaaaaaagattgggaacctttCATATTATATTTGCATAAACAAAGAAAGCCAATAGACTTGATGGcaagatttaaataaacattcacattattagcattagaaaatgtttagaagatagTGAAATATGATGGtgtatttccttttatttttatgtctTTAGGCTTGAAGTTACGTAATTAATAATTTTTTCTGTTAAGAGATAGCAAAGGGGGTGAAAATAGAGACAAATaagaagcggaagttgggggaagccttggaggagagggagggaggaatatatagtaaatgttaagaatttgagatgtatgtaatgaatgaaaaagaaaaatgaatatatattttttaaaaaaaagaaagaaagaagggaaaccTTGGTCCACCTTATGCCGTCTTTCATTGAGTCACTGAATGTGCACTTGAGGCTTGGCATGCATGTGAGGTGAGCACCAAGCCCACTGGGCCACTGGGTGCTTCTCAAGTCACATGCCCAAGGTACTCGGAACGAGGAGGAAGAATTCCTTCCAAACCTTTGTTCCAAGGCCACAAGCGCTGCCTGTAAATATGCACAGAAGAATGGAGTGACTGGGTTCTGCCTGTCTCAAAGAACTTCCAGTCTGGACTGTCTTTTGATTAGCTGCTTTATTTTGATTTTCTCCACAACACTGGGTCCCGAGTCGTCTTTCAGATGTGTTGGAACTTAGTGCAGCATTTCCCTAACCCAAGCAAAATTCTCACATGCAATGCAATTAAGTCTGTGTGCATGCAGTTGCCACCAGTAAAGGTCCCAGAATAATTTATAgactcatagaatggtagagttagaAGGGGCATAAAGGGGCATCTAGgccaaggaagtccattccagTATAATATCCAGATCAAGGGAGGTGCTGGACTCTCATACCTTCGAGgcgtttaagcagaggttggatggccatcaatcatggatgctttggctgagattcctgcactgcagggggttggactagatgaccctcgggactcccttacaactctacagttctacaattctacgaccctctttgtttttatgatTGCAGGTAGTTTTCAAactatttttaatgttgtgtttcaatgttgtaacccaccctgggaccttagagtgaagaatgggtactaactaactaactagctaACTagctgattaaataaataaaattattctgATTGGGTCATCTCTGAGTGGTACTAACACTGCCTACAACCCTATGTACTTGGTTACTATGGCAAGGAGGCAAAGAGTCTCCTGATAAGGAATGATCAGGCACAGTCTTCTTGCTACAGAGACTGCAAGAGAAGGTGGAAAGGTCCAGGGGCCGATTCTTAATGCTTCGAAGTAAATTTGTCAGTTACTTTTAAAAGCTTGATCTCATACCATAAAATACCCAAGGCATGATATTTACACACGT
The nucleotide sequence above comes from Podarcis raffonei isolate rPodRaf1 chromosome 1, rPodRaf1.pri, whole genome shotgun sequence. Encoded proteins:
- the LOC128402341 gene encoding serine protease inhibitor A3G-like; this encodes MGNGLYLAKGIKIATRYNKDIQSFYKSEIFAVNFKDNIVAEKQINDFVKANTKGKIREVVRGLDPNTMMVLVNYIYFKDEWENPFVPENTKKGDFFVYDKTTVKVNMMKKTDYFRHVHDESLSCWVIELSYKGGAVAWFILPDKGKLEKVEDGLKGETLSKWRKSLETGTQFSLSILKLSMATSYDLKDLLPGLGISEVFTPSADLTGITGGGKVKIDKFDSSPPKSAVGDLNQKAKHLLLPEEFYSSSLQSHSLGDYVVLSNCD